The Malaclemys terrapin pileata isolate rMalTer1 chromosome 24, rMalTer1.hap1, whole genome shotgun sequence genome contains a region encoding:
- the FAM174C gene encoding protein FAM174C isoform X2 produces the protein MVPRELGCLLLLLCLLGACAVSSSPGPAGTSPPPGTAANGTGPAGNHSDSGVRGLDLLGGRFPAVQRGFYVLTGLCALAALYFLVRALRLKKPQRKKYGLLSNYDENMELGSLDSDEDTVFETRNLRR, from the exons ATGGTCCCGCGGGAGCTCGgttgcctcctcctcctgctctgccTGCTCGGCGCCTGCGCGGTGTCCAGCTCCCCCGGGCCGGCGGGGACCTCGCCGCCCCCGGGCACCGCCGCCAACGGGACGGGGCCGGCCGGGAACCACAGCGACAGCGGGGTCCGAGGCCTGGACCTGCTGGGCGGGCGGTTCCCCGCGGTGCAACGGGGCTTCTACGTGCTCACCGGCCTCTGCGCGCTGGCCGCGCTCTACTTCCTGGTGCGGGCGCTGCG GTTGAAGAAACCTCAGCGGAAGAAATATGGTCTCCTTTCAAACTATGATGAAAATATGGAGTTGGGTTCTCTCGACAGCGATGAAGACACAGTGTTTGAAACAAGAAATCTGAGACG GTGA
- the CIRBP gene encoding cold-inducible RNA-binding protein isoform X2, whose protein sequence is MASDEGKLFVGGLSFDTNEQSLEQVFSKYGQISEVVVVKDRETQRSRGFGFVTFENIDDAKDAMMAMNGKSVDGRQIRVDQAGKSSENRSRGYRGGSSGGRGFFRGGRGRGGRGFSRGGGDRGYGGSRFDSRSGGYNGSRDYYSSRNQGGYGDRSSGGSYRDNYDSYATHNE, encoded by the exons ATGGCATCAGATGAGGGAAAGCTCTTTGTTGGTGGACTGAGTTTTGATACCAATGAACAGTCACTGGAGCAAGTCTTTTCTAAATACGGACAGATATCTGAAG TGGTCGTGGTGAAAGACAGAGAGACCCAGAGGTCCAGAGGCTTTGGGTTTGTTACTTTTGAGAACATAGATGATGCTAAAGATGCAATGATGGCTATGAATGGAAAG tctGTTGATGGGCGTCAGATTAGAGTTGACCAGGCAGGTAAATCATCCGAAAACAGATCTCGTGGATACAGAGGGGGTTCATCAGGTGGCAGAGGCTTTTTCCGTGGAGGCAGAGGTCGGGGGGGCCGTGGCTTCTCTAGAG GAGGTGGAGACAGAGGCTATGGAGGAAGCAGATTCGATTCCAGAAGTGGTGGATATAATGGGTCTAGAGACTACTATAGCAGCAG GAATCAAGGTGGCTATGGTGACAGGTCTTCAGGAGGGTCCTACAGAGACAACTATGACAGTTACG CTACACACAACGAGtaa
- the CIRBP gene encoding cold-inducible RNA-binding protein isoform X1 — protein sequence MASDEGKLFVGGLSFDTNEQSLEQVFSKYGQISEVVVVKDRETQRSRGFGFVTFENIDDAKDAMMAMNGKSVDGRQIRVDQAGKSSENRSRGYRGGSSGGRGFFRGGRGRGGRGFSRGGGDRGYGGSRFDSRSGGYNGSRDYYSSSRNQGGYGDRSSGGSYRDNYDSYATHNE from the exons ATGGCATCAGATGAGGGAAAGCTCTTTGTTGGTGGACTGAGTTTTGATACCAATGAACAGTCACTGGAGCAAGTCTTTTCTAAATACGGACAGATATCTGAAG TGGTCGTGGTGAAAGACAGAGAGACCCAGAGGTCCAGAGGCTTTGGGTTTGTTACTTTTGAGAACATAGATGATGCTAAAGATGCAATGATGGCTATGAATGGAAAG tctGTTGATGGGCGTCAGATTAGAGTTGACCAGGCAGGTAAATCATCCGAAAACAGATCTCGTGGATACAGAGGGGGTTCATCAGGTGGCAGAGGCTTTTTCCGTGGAGGCAGAGGTCGGGGGGGCCGTGGCTTCTCTAGAG GAGGTGGAGACAGAGGCTATGGAGGAAGCAGATTCGATTCCAGAAGTGGTGGATATAATGGGTCTAGAGACTACTATAGCAGCAG CAGGAATCAAGGTGGCTATGGTGACAGGTCTTCAGGAGGGTCCTACAGAGACAACTATGACAGTTACG CTACACACAACGAGtaa
- the FAM174C gene encoding protein FAM174C isoform X1 gives MVPRELGCLLLLLCLLGACAVSSSPGPAGTSPPPGTAANGTGPAGNHSDSGVRGLDLLGGRFPAVQRGFYVLTGLCALAALYFLVRALRLKKPQRKKYGLLSNYDENMELGSLDSDEDTVFETRNLRRMFSVPGGHPGRLLCSMPQAKLSRPS, from the exons ATGGTCCCGCGGGAGCTCGgttgcctcctcctcctgctctgccTGCTCGGCGCCTGCGCGGTGTCCAGCTCCCCCGGGCCGGCGGGGACCTCGCCGCCCCCGGGCACCGCCGCCAACGGGACGGGGCCGGCCGGGAACCACAGCGACAGCGGGGTCCGAGGCCTGGACCTGCTGGGCGGGCGGTTCCCCGCGGTGCAACGGGGCTTCTACGTGCTCACCGGCCTCTGCGCGCTGGCCGCGCTCTACTTCCTGGTGCGGGCGCTGCG GTTGAAGAAACCTCAGCGGAAGAAATATGGTCTCCTTTCAAACTATGATGAAAATATGGAGTTGGGTTCTCTCGACAGCGATGAAGACACAGTGTTTGAAACAAGAAATCTGAGACG catgttttCGGTTCCGGGTGGACACCCTGGTAGATTACTCTGCAGTATGCCTCAGGCAAAGCTTTCGCGGCCCTCCTAG